TTCGGCCTCGACTCCAAGGCCTGCGGGCCCCTCGCCGTCAGGGTCGCCTTTCCGTGGAACGGTGTTCGTGCTGGTTGTCCCGCCGGACCAGCCGCATCGTCGTGAGCCTCACGAGGGCGCTGAGCATGGCCGCTGCGGGGACGGCCTTGGCCGGATCGAACATGATGACCGCTACGATCGTGATGAGCAGCGCGGTCACGTCGGCGGCAGCGACCTTTCCCCGGCGCTGGGGGCGGGAGCGCCTTCGCGCCCTGCGGCAAGCGCGCAGGAGGCTCGCATACTGGTCGTCGGTCAGACGGGTGCTGTACGGGGGGCTGGTGTCGGCCTCCGACGGCTCCGTGGCACGGACACTGTGCAGGTGCATGCGGTCTCCTAAATGTTCGCGTCGTGGTTCATGACAGTGGCGAGGGACTTCTCGAAGAGCAGGGGCTCGAAGCCAGCGCTGTCGAGGCGGGCTCGGGTGTTGCGGATGTGGACCCCCACCGTGCTGGCGGCCAGTTCGTCTCCTTCGGTGGTCAGCAGGGCGGACGTCTCCTCCTGGGTCAGGCCGAACACCACCCGGCAGTGGAAGCACTGACGCTGGCGAACGGTCAGTTGCGTGTTGACGAAGTGCAGCTGCGGGCGCTCGTGGGGCATGTGACGGCCGAGGACCTGCAAGAGGTCGTGCTGGTGCAGGCTGAGCTTCCGCCAGTCCTCCAGGCTGCGAGCCCGTACAACGCGCCGGGCAGCATGGTCCATGACCGCGTTCTCCAGCACGGCTTCCGGCCGGGGACCCAGGTTGGGCCAGGCGAGCATGGCCTCGGCGATGGCCTCCTCGGCGACCTTGAACAGGTCCAGGACCGGGTCACCGTAGTGGGGGAACGCTTCCTGGACGCAGAAGACCATCAGATGCTCGCGGACCTGGCGCATGAACGCCTTCTTGCCCGCGTCACCGCTGGCGAAGATCCTGGGCAGCCACGTCATCGTCGTGCTCCTTGCTCCGCAGCCACCGGCCGGGTCCTCGACACCCGACCTGATGACCCCGACACCAACGTGCCGATGGCCACGAAGCCTAGACACACCATCAGCTCCTATCTTTACCCAGGGAATCCGTATGATCGCCAAGGGTGATCATCGTCGTTGGTAGCTGTCCGCTGCGCGTGCGGCCAGGCGGCTCCGCTCCCCGGCGTTACCGGCCGGGAGGAGGGAGAAGGGCAGGCCAGACGGGCGGGGTCGGGCCACGATGCTGAGGGTCACTTTGGTCGAAAACCGGTGGCCTGTGGCCTGAGCACCGCAGGACGATGGTGCCGTGGCTGCATACCTGTACGACCGACATGTCGCGGATGACGAGTACCGTCAGCGTGTCCGTCGGCACCGTCCGAGTTCCCTGCTTCCGTTGGTCGCTGAGGCGGCCGTCAGGTGGGGCCAGCCCGGGCAGCAGCACCCGTGGCTGAACAGCCCATACCGAAAATACACACCCTGGGCCCTGGCGGATGTTGCTCGGGTGGCAGGCCCCGGAGGCTGTGACCCTGGCCCGCACCGGTGCGATCTTCCGCGACACGGCTTTCCCCGAGCACCGGACACCCAAGGTGCTGGTCCCGGGCTGGGACACGGATCTGTTGGGCTGCACCCTGACCGACTACATCGGCGTCACCCAGATCCTGTGGGCCGTCGCGTTGTTCTCTCAGGGCCGCTTCGACCTCTCCTACCTGGACGCTCCGCAGGCCGCCGGCATCTACGACGTCATGGATCGCACCACCCTGCTGAACACTGTCGAGCGCCACTTCGTCACCGACGCCCATGCGTTCAGAGCCGCCGAGCGCGTCACCGCGAAGCGCGTCGCGAAGACTCCCGGCGCTTCTCACCCGCAGCTGCGTCGCCTTACCCACAATCCGCTCCTGGCCCGCCCGGCTGTCGCCGGGTTCGGTGACGCCTGGCTGCTGTGTCCCGTGCCGCAGCTCGTCCACCGCAAAGCTGGCCCGGCCAGCCTCTACTTCACGGGCTTCGACCACTTCGGCCAGCTCTTCACCGTCGAGACGGGCTACCTCTTCGAGCAGTACATCGGCCGCCAGCTGCGCCTGCTCACGGACGCCGATGTACTTCCGGAGATCAGCTACATGGTCGGGAGGCAGAAGAAGGAGAGTGTCGACTGGATCGTCGTGTTCGACGACCTCGTCCTGCTGGTCGAGGCGAAGGCCTGCATGCCGACGGAGAACGCTTGCCTGGGTCTGGCCTTCGGCGTCGATGAGACCGTCCGGAAGATCGGCAAGGCCTACGATCAGATCAACCGGACCGAGCAGCTGATCGCCAGCAGACACCCGGACTTCGCCGCCGTCCCGAGAGACCGACCTCGCCACGGCATTGTCGTCACCCTGGAATCGTTCCCCATCGCCAACGCGCCCGTCCCAGTGCCGGGCCTGCCCGACGCTGCTCTGCCCGTCACCGTCGCCAGCGCGCAGGAGATCGAGAACCTCGTCACGCTCACCGACACGACGGTATCGGCCCTCCTCCTGGCCCGCGCTGCCGACCGTGAACACTCCACGTGGAGCCTCGACGCGGTCCTCGCTCAGCACAGTACGGACCGCAATCCGATCTTGGACGAAGTCTGGGCCTCCTACCACTGGTCCGAGGCCGCGCGCCTTCGCCGCGAAGCCCAGACACCGCCAGGCCAACAGACCTGAGGTCTCTGGCCGGATACCCTCTGCTGCTGCGGTTGCGCAACTACAGCTCCGCCCACCTGCACGGCTGCTCCTCCGTTCCGGCGAGCGAGTGCCAGATCGGTGCGGACGGTCCGTACTGCAGGAGGTCTTCGAGGCGGGCGGCGCCGGCCGGGACGGCGGCGAGCATGTCGGCGAGGACGGGCTGCTCCTCGGCGGCCAGCAGCAGGTCCGCCACCGCGCTGCGCTACCCGGACACCCACGAGCTGTACGTCCTCGAGCGCCGGCCCGGCGGCCACCACGGCGACCGGCACCTGGACCACGCGGGCACCGCCGGACGCATGCACGTCCACTCCGGCGACCTCGCCCGCACCCGGGCGACGGTGATCGCCAGCGAGCGGATGGACGACGATCCGCACTGGAGGCTGATGGAGTCGGGGGAACTGCTGCACGTCGGCGCCGACCACACCGTCACCCGGCGGACCGTCCTGGCGGGCGAGCCGGTTCACCGCCTGTCCCTGGCCGACCTGGAGCCCGAGGCCGCTGCTTCCCAGAAGGGGAGCTGAGCCTCACCCGCGCCGTCGAGGTGTCCTTGGCCGGGGCGCGGCCGGGGCGCGGCTGGTACCGCCGGGAGGTGCGCGGTGTTCGAGGGCGTCGGCGCCGTGGAGCGCGCGCAGGAGCTGTCCGCCGCGGTCGGGGCCACGTCTGCGGCCGTGCTGCTCGCCATCCCGGCTCGCGGCCGCCGTCCCGGTCGGCCGGCCGGTGGGGTGGAGCGCGCCACGGTGTCCACCTCCTGGACGCTGCGCCTCCCGGGTGGGTCTAGGGCGTGTGTCGGAATTGCTTTAGGTGGGCTGATGTGAGTGCGCGGGGGCGGAGTTACCGATACGTCGGACCGGTTGAGCTGAAGGCTGCGGTCCGGCCTGGCAGCGGCGGATGCCCGATCAGCTCGGCGGCTGACTTCAACGGTTGGATCGCCGAGCGATCGGCAGCGGAGCTGACCGAACCGTTCACCTTCGTGGTCGGCACGGACGGTGTGCTCCGGCTGGCGCCGCGGCGAAGCGAGCACGTGGCCTGCGCCGGCGGAGGCATGGTTCTGAGTGCCGGCGAGATCAGCTTCACGCGCGAGGCAGACCGGTGGACCGTGGGCGAGGTCAGCAACCAGTCCACCGGATACTGCCCGGACGTGATCTCCTGGTCGGCAGTTGCTCATGCTCTGGACGACGCAGAACTTGTGCGGCCCTCCGGCTTCACCCATCAGGTGGTGTTCCGCCGGTGCCCCAACTGCCAGGAGCACAACATCGTGCGCGAGGACGACTTCGTCTGTGTCTTCTGCGGCAGCGATCTACCGGAGACGTGGAACGTGGATCCCACCGCGTGAGGGCCAGGGGTCACAGCCACTCGTTGATTGCCGCGACGAGGACGGTCGCCTCGTAGCGGACCGCGAGTTTGTCGTATCGCGTGGCGACGGCGCGGTTCCTCTCGAGGCGGTTGATCCCGCACTCGACCGCGTGACGTTCGCGGTAGTCGGTCCTGTCGAACCTCGGTGGTCGGCCACCGCGAGAGCCGAGCTTCCGCCGGTTGCGTGCCTGGTCGGCCTTGCCG
This is a stretch of genomic DNA from Kitasatospora fiedleri. It encodes these proteins:
- a CDS encoding RNA polymerase sigma factor, whose translation is MTWLPRIFASGDAGKKAFMRQVREHLMVFCVQEAFPHYGDPVLDLFKVAEEAIAEAMLAWPNLGPRPEAVLENAVMDHAARRVVRARSLEDWRKLSLHQHDLLQVLGRHMPHERPQLHFVNTQLTVRQRQCFHCRVVFGLTQEETSALLTTEGDELAASTVGVHIRNTRARLDSAGFEPLLFEKSLATVMNHDANI
- a CDS encoding class II glutamine amidotransferase domain-containing protein, with amino-acid sequence MSARTGCSSAASSRSATALRYPDTHELYVLERRPGGHHGDRHLDHAGTAGRMHVHSGDLARTRATVIASERMDDDPHWRLMESGELLHVGADHTVTRRTVLAGEPVHRLSLADLEPEAAASQKGS